The stretch of DNA tCATAAACTTTAAccaataaaaaccacaaataataaaaaaaattaaacttgGATTCAAGAACTATGCtatactgtaagggacacagacatactatgtaaatctggtttTGCACAGGCATTGGAGACTTACTGAGTAGTGCATTAGTGTTATTGAGTAATGACGTATGTATGAATGATATTTgtggattttaaagacacattcttatgctaaaaatgtttctttttgaCAGACGGTAAAGGTTACTTTAGATTTTGTGCAAAAaaacaaatagaaaaaaaatttatGTAATCAAACCAGAcaaagaggagaagaagaagacaaagggctgtgagtttagcaagcttcacatccttcttccaggacaaCAGAAGGAGAATTAGATGTTGAGAAACCccctataaatctggccatgtggtaagtagctatAGACATGAGTACGTAGACGCCCCACTGAGCGCTGGAGAGCATCaccgccatattgggtgggtcacctcactctccaaacccaactggagtcaacacaGGGTGAGCAACTATTcacacccatccaagatggcgcccCACTGCAGCTCCAGTCTACGGGgtgtatatgatgtctgtggctAAAAGCAGCTACGCTGTGGGAGAAgactctgtggtgacgtcataaatGCCATTCCTGATTCACTGCAAACCCAAATGTTTAAAATAATTAATTAGATTGGGTTGATGtaacttaatattttttaaaaagttgtAGCATGTTGAGTTAGTTAAACCTTTTGTTATCTTTGAGTACATAAAGCTACAAATTTCAAATATTCTGAAATGTTCTTTTAATCAAGCGTAACTTTAATAACTTAGTAAAAATGACTTAACTGGGATCAGTTATCAAATAAAAATTATTAAGTTATAAATTGTTTGTCTCTGCATCATTGAATTTATCTAAATTACGTTAAAGTGACAGCCACAAACAGACTTATAGTTATTAAAATCGTGTGGTCTTGGACTTCCTTGTTGAGTTCTGTTAACTTATTTTGTTGAGATCTTTTAACTAACTTTTCAAAGTTCTGTTGACATAATCATCTGCATTAAAAAGCTTATAAACTTTAAGTCTTAATCAAAATGTTTCAGTTAATATAACAAAAATTTTTTAGTTGGCCTGATGAGCAATTTTAATTAAACAGGAATCAACAAGATAAGAATCCACACACTTCAATCTGTGATATGAGAGCTTTGTTAGTCGAGCTTttggtcagagaccttcatcaggagttGTGATAATTAAACAGGAATCAAAATATATAAGTAGCATCGATTAAGAAATTTAAGTTCTGAAAACTTAAAAGTTTCAATTCCAGATAAGTAAAAAAATTTCAGGCAAGCAATTGAGTTCTGGTTACTTATCTGGGTTTACAGTGTAGCCTTTTAATTATGagtttttacaagctaataagtcTCCAATTATGTGACAGACATAGATGAACACacagaattatttttatttaaaatgaagaTATTTGTGGACCTTTTATAACCCTGAGCCGACCGGAAGACATGAAGACTTGGGCAATTTTTCACTAACATGATGAATTGTCTTTACAAAAAGAAACATTATTTATTCATTTCCTCATTACCTTTTCCCTTTGATCACCAATAACAGCCAGATCTGAACCTTTTCTTCTGCAGTCGTCTCGTGCTTCTTCCCAGGTTCTCTGCTCCTCAGCGTTATATGAATAACATGTGGACGGGTTTGAGAGCCAACCACATGaaataaattgacacatgatttcTGACAGTAGAGAGAGATGAAAGCATCATGACCTAAAAGTTCTATTGTTGAATATTTTGGACGTAATGAAAAACAAGCATACCATCATCATTTCTTTTAGGGCATAAGACCTTAATGCTGAACTGTCCTTGAACGTCGCCGGGACCATATGTTGTCTCCATGTTCATTATTTGATCTGAAAGGTTTTTGTTTTGTGTCTCCAGCTGCTGGTTTTCTCCAGTCAGGTTTGTAATCCTGGTTTCTGACTCCAATGTCTCCGTCAGGTTGTTGTGATTCTTCCTTAAATCTTCGTTCGGAATGTAATATTTTCTCCAGAAATAGGGGTTGTAGGCAATTGTACAACACATGATTGTTActgtaaaatacaataaaaagtgaaaaagatATTATTAATGTAGCAGATTTTTCTATGTGTTTTTGCCTGATTTCTTCAGTAAAAAGCCACAGTGTTCTCCCAATAAATCAAACACTTTTTAGTGTGTTGGATTGCGAGGAAGATGTttattgtgtgtgtatatatatatatatatatatatatatatatatatatatatatatatatatatatatatatatatatatatatatatatatacacacacacacacaataaacatcttcctcatatatatatatatatatatatatatatatgtatatatatatatatatatatatatatatatatatatatatatgtgtatatatatatatatatatatatatatatatatatatatatatatatatatatatgtatatatatatatatatatatatatatgtgtatatatatatatatatatatatatatatatatatatatatatatatatatatatatatatatatatatatatttaattaaacaaaattccgtgtcctgtctggccgtgaagcaaacagaattaatgtctgaatgctggtgacaagccttacagatttactctcaggtggagcatcaaagttaatgtcatgcctgatacttaaaacttaattgtttattgttattgttttttgaatgctttgtaatgccGACCAGacattattgtttttgaatgctttgtaatgccgaccagacatggagacagaggtggaagagaaaggaagagacaaaaggtgtgtgtgtgtgttggggggggggggggggggggtcccacgaaaataaacaatcaatgatgaacaagattcTGCTTCTAGAATTGCAGAAAAGGGAAACACAACAATAcagcaggagcaagctatcactatgtcaacctaatgaggaaatataaaatcaacgttgttttactgaacaaccacacgataataaatcacagtgcaattGAAGATGTTTATCATAAAAACATTTATGGAATTTACATTAACCCAAAGGCCACGTTTTTGTGAACATGTCACAAAGCATTTCTGCagattttcatattttttagagaAAAAAAATGTGTTAAACTAGCAAACTCATCTCTGACATTAAGTAAAAGTCACAAAGGAAAACCTCATCATtttatagggttagggttataatGTTGGTTTGACTGGTTTTAGTAAACTTACATTCTACTACCAGTACCAGCAGCAAAAAGACACAAAGAGCCCCGAGGTAAACAGCCAACCGCTGATAGTTACATCTGCATGCTCCTTCTGTGCCAGGTGAGGGAACAGCTGATgctaaaaaacacataaaagacTTTAGCTTCAGtgtttaaaaa from Nothobranchius furzeri strain GRZ-AD chromosome 5, NfurGRZ-RIMD1, whole genome shotgun sequence encodes:
- the LOC107379255 gene encoding killer cell lectin-like receptor subfamily B member 1B allele A; translation: MMIATMVEEEVEFSASSKNKLNSHPDGINEEVHMYEEMTRRHEPSQPVPDTTASAVPSPGTEGACRCNYQRLAVYLGALCVFLLLVLVVELTIMCCTIAYNPYFWRKYYIPNEDLRKNHNNLTETLESETRITNLTGENQQLETQNKNLSDQIMNMETTYGPGDVQGQFSIKVLCPKRNDDEIMCQFISCGWLSNPSTCYSYNAEEQRTWEEARDDCRRKGSDLAVIGDQREKNDVTRISVTVAGITGYWIGLRAVEGKWKWIDGTELTNQTWIQPPVNDDQCVISGKNQEWRSVRCEDKHAWICEERPFIE